A genomic segment from Stappia indica encodes:
- a CDS encoding DEAD/DEAH box helicase — protein MTTFNDLGLAEPILQALAAEGYTSPTPIQAQGIPAIMSGADVLGLAQTGTGKTASFVLPLLNRIVEQNNRPEPKTCGALILAPTRELAAQIADSIRAYGQKVRHSATVVVGGVRPFPQVRAMARGVDILVATPGRLIDHMQGGAIRLDKTTTVVLDEADHMLDLGFLPAIRQILASLPRDRQTVLLSATMPKPIRALAEDFLTNPQEIAVAPASKPIDRIEQKVLLIERDAKRQALVDVLRSEDMDRAIVFTRTKHGADKVTKQLEQAGLSAAAIHGNKSQSQRQKALDNFRSGRTPVLVATDIAARGIDVDGVSHVVNYELPNVPEAYVHRIGRTARAGKSGIAVSFCDREERPFLRDIEKLIGKVLVEREDDGPAPRKQSRGGGGRGQQQQQRKPFRPRVEGGARDEGRGEARGFRGAANGNGGARKDKPAGHGQHEGRTDGFRAGQQQRNSRPQSAKPRDHSGERGRVRSFQPA, from the coding sequence TTGACCACGTTCAACGACCTCGGCCTCGCCGAGCCGATCCTCCAGGCCCTTGCGGCCGAGGGCTATACTTCCCCGACGCCGATCCAGGCGCAGGGCATTCCCGCAATCATGTCTGGCGCCGACGTGCTGGGCCTCGCCCAGACCGGCACCGGCAAGACCGCATCCTTCGTTCTGCCGCTGCTCAACCGCATCGTCGAGCAGAACAACCGGCCCGAGCCGAAGACCTGCGGCGCGCTGATCCTCGCCCCGACGCGCGAGCTCGCCGCCCAGATCGCCGACAGCATCCGCGCCTACGGCCAGAAAGTGCGCCATTCGGCCACCGTCGTCGTCGGCGGCGTCCGTCCCTTCCCGCAGGTGCGCGCCATGGCACGCGGCGTCGACATTCTCGTCGCAACGCCGGGCCGCCTGATCGACCACATGCAGGGCGGCGCGATCCGCCTCGACAAGACCACGACCGTGGTGCTGGACGAGGCCGACCACATGCTCGACCTCGGCTTCCTGCCGGCGATCCGCCAGATCCTGGCGAGCCTGCCGCGCGACCGCCAGACGGTGCTGCTGTCGGCAACCATGCCGAAGCCGATCCGCGCGCTGGCCGAGGACTTCCTGACCAACCCGCAGGAAATCGCGGTGGCTCCGGCCTCCAAGCCGATCGACCGCATCGAGCAGAAGGTTCTCCTGATCGAGCGCGATGCCAAGCGCCAGGCGCTTGTCGACGTGCTGCGCAGCGAGGACATGGACCGCGCGATCGTCTTCACCCGCACCAAGCACGGCGCCGACAAGGTGACCAAGCAGCTGGAGCAGGCCGGCCTGTCCGCCGCGGCGATCCACGGCAACAAGAGCCAGAGCCAGCGCCAGAAGGCGCTCGACAACTTCCGCTCCGGCCGCACCCCGGTGCTGGTGGCGACCGACATCGCCGCACGCGGCATCGACGTCGACGGCGTGTCGCATGTCGTCAACTACGAGCTGCCGAACGTGCCGGAGGCCTATGTGCACCGCATCGGCCGTACCGCGCGCGCCGGCAAGAGCGGCATCGCCGTCTCGTTCTGCGACCGCGAGGAGCGTCCGTTCCTGCGCGACATCGAGAAGCTGATCGGCAAGGTGCTGGTCGAGCGCGAGGACGACGGCCCGGCACCGCGCAAGCAGTCGCGCGGCGGCGGTGGCCGCGGCCAGCAGCAGCAGCAGCGCAAGCCCTTCCGCCCGCGCGTCGAAGGTGGCGCACGCGATGAAGGTCGCGGCGAGGCTCGCGGCTTCCGCGGCGCTGCCAACGGCAACGGCGGCGCACGCAAGGACAAGCCGGCCGGCCATGGCCAGCATGAAGGCCGCACCGACGGCTTCCGCGCCGGCCAGCAGCAGCGCAACAGCCGCCCGCAGAGCGCCAAGCCGCGCGATCACAGCGGCGAGCGCGGACGTGTCCGCTCGTTCCAGCCCGCTTAA
- the iolD gene encoding 3D-(3,5/4)-trihydroxycyclohexane-1,2-dione acylhydrolase (decyclizing) produces the protein MTTTIRLTAAQAVTRYLCRQMNEDGVPFIAGVWAIFGHGNVAGLGEALYGVRDELPTWRGHNEQGMAHAAIAYAKQLGRRRAMAVTSSIGPGATNMLTAAAMAHVDRLPVLFLPGDVFAGRAPDPVLQQLEDFGDGTVSVNDCFRPVSRYFDRITRPEQLLTALPRAFRVMTDPAECGPVTLAFCQDVQTEAFDWPESFFAPKVWRMRRPQPDPVELDEVARLLANAERPVIVAGGGIHYSFAHQALVRFAEGHGIPVVETQAGKSALAWDHPLNLGSVGVTGSSAANAVAAEADVVLGVGTRFQDFTTGSWSLFARPGRKLVSLNVSPYDAAKHGAVPLCADARDGLEALGRALGERRFAPPPADLKREWIAAVDAATAPPPDGNALPSDAQVIGAVQRNVDENAVVFCAAGGLPGELHKLWKAARPMGYHMEYGFSCMGYEIAGGLGAKMAQPEREVVVMVGDGSYMMMNSELATSVMLGRKLIVVLLDNRGFGCINRLQRATGGESFNNLLDTARHVVPSDIDFAAHAASMGAISEKVDDIAGLEAALVRARASERSHVIVIDTDPLATTEAGGHWWDVAVPEVSTREEVRSARASYENALKKQSLVD, from the coding sequence ATGACGACGACCATCCGGCTGACGGCGGCACAGGCCGTCACGCGCTATCTCTGCCGGCAGATGAACGAGGACGGGGTGCCCTTCATCGCCGGCGTCTGGGCGATCTTCGGGCATGGCAATGTCGCCGGCCTCGGCGAGGCGCTCTACGGCGTGCGCGATGAGCTGCCGACCTGGCGCGGCCACAACGAGCAGGGCATGGCCCATGCGGCCATCGCCTATGCCAAGCAGCTCGGCCGTCGCCGGGCGATGGCCGTGACCTCGTCGATCGGCCCCGGCGCCACCAACATGCTGACCGCCGCGGCGATGGCCCATGTCGACCGGCTGCCGGTCCTGTTCCTGCCCGGCGACGTCTTCGCGGGCCGCGCGCCCGACCCGGTGCTGCAGCAGCTGGAGGACTTCGGCGACGGCACGGTCAGCGTCAACGACTGCTTCCGCCCCGTCTCGCGCTATTTCGACCGCATCACCCGGCCCGAGCAGCTGCTGACCGCGCTGCCGCGCGCTTTCCGGGTGATGACCGATCCGGCCGAATGCGGCCCGGTCACGCTGGCCTTCTGCCAGGACGTGCAGACCGAGGCCTTCGACTGGCCGGAGAGCTTCTTTGCGCCGAAGGTCTGGCGCATGCGCCGGCCGCAGCCGGACCCGGTCGAGCTCGATGAGGTGGCGCGGCTCCTCGCCAATGCCGAGCGGCCCGTCATCGTTGCCGGCGGCGGCATCCATTATTCCTTTGCGCATCAGGCTCTTGTGCGCTTCGCGGAAGGCCATGGCATCCCGGTCGTCGAGACCCAGGCCGGCAAGTCGGCGCTCGCCTGGGACCATCCGCTCAACCTCGGCTCGGTCGGCGTCACCGGCTCCTCGGCCGCCAATGCGGTCGCCGCCGAGGCCGACGTGGTGCTCGGCGTCGGCACCCGCTTCCAGGACTTCACCACCGGCTCCTGGTCGCTGTTCGCACGGCCGGGCCGCAAGCTCGTCAGCCTCAACGTCTCGCCCTACGATGCGGCCAAGCATGGCGCCGTGCCGCTTTGCGCCGATGCGCGCGACGGGCTGGAGGCGCTGGGGCGGGCGCTTGGAGAGCGGCGTTTCGCGCCCCCGCCGGCCGATCTGAAGCGCGAGTGGATCGCGGCTGTGGATGCGGCGACGGCCCCGCCGCCCGACGGCAACGCGCTGCCGAGCGATGCCCAGGTGATCGGCGCCGTCCAGCGCAATGTCGATGAAAACGCTGTGGTTTTTTGCGCTGCCGGCGGCCTGCCGGGCGAGTTGCACAAGCTCTGGAAGGCCGCCCGGCCGATGGGCTACCACATGGAATACGGCTTCTCCTGCATGGGCTACGAGATCGCCGGCGGGCTCGGCGCCAAGATGGCGCAGCCCGAGCGCGAGGTCGTCGTCATGGTCGGCGACGGCTCCTACATGATGATGAACTCCGAGCTCGCGACCTCCGTGATGCTGGGCCGCAAGCTCATTGTCGTATTGCTCGACAATCGCGGCTTCGGCTGCATCAACCGCCTGCAACGGGCGACCGGCGGCGAGAGCTTCAACAACCTGCTCGACACCGCCCGCCATGTGGTGCCGAGCGACATCGACTTCGCCGCCCATGCCGCCTCGATGGGCGCGATCTCGGAGAAGGTCGACGACATCGCGGGTCTCGAGGCGGCCTTGGTCCGGGCGAGGGCGTCGGAGCGCAGCCACGTCATCGTCATCGACACCGATCCGCTGGCGACGACCGAGGCCGGCGGCCACTGGTGGGACGTTGCCGTGCCGGAGGTCTCGACCCGCGAGGAGGTCCGCTCCGCCCGCGCGTCTTACGAAAATGCCCTGAAGAAACAGAGCCTTGTCGACTAG
- a CDS encoding bifunctional 5-dehydro-2-deoxygluconokinase/5-dehydro-2-deoxyphosphogluconate aldolase codes for MGSQQGRDARPLDVITIGRASVDLYGSQVGGRLEDMRGFAKYIGGSPTNMAAGTARLGLRSALITRVGDEHMGRFIREELVREGVDVRGVRTDPERLTALVLLGIRDREQFPLIFYRENCADMALDEGDIDPDFIAEAGCVTVTGTHLSNPRTEAAVLKALRLARECGARTALDIDYRPNLWGLAGHDAGESRFIASRAVTAKLQSHLHLFDLIVGTEEEFHIAGGTTDTLAALGAVRAVSAATLVCKRGPMGAVAFEGEIPGDLDQGISGPGFPIEVFNVLGAGDGFMSGLLRGWLREEGWERALTYANACGALAVSRHGCTPSYPSWEELCFFLERGVRVPALRKDAELEQIHWSTTRKGDWPQMRVFAFDHRKQLEDLAAELGADASRIPAFKTLCLAAARRVQAGRPGYGILSDGRLGEEALFAAAGTGLWIGRPVELPGSRPLELEIGPDYGSGLAEWPADHVVKVLCFCHPDDDEAMRANQEATVLRLARAARANGLELLLEVIPSKVGPVGDDTTATLIRRFYEIGVYPDWWKLEPSVSAAAWAQTCAAISENDPHVRGIVVLGLDAPMEELEASFAEAARFPLVKGFAVGRTIFFEAARGWLDGTLDEEGAIALMASKYETLCAAWDRARAADGRAA; via the coding sequence ATGGGTTCGCAGCAGGGTCGGGACGCGCGGCCGCTCGATGTCATCACCATCGGCCGCGCCTCGGTCGATCTCTACGGTTCCCAGGTCGGCGGCCGGCTGGAGGACATGCGCGGCTTTGCCAAGTATATCGGCGGCTCGCCCACCAACATGGCTGCCGGCACCGCCCGGCTCGGCCTGCGCTCCGCGCTGATCACCCGTGTCGGCGACGAGCACATGGGCCGCTTCATCCGCGAAGAGCTGGTGCGCGAGGGCGTCGACGTGCGCGGCGTCAGGACCGATCCGGAGCGGCTGACGGCACTGGTGCTCCTCGGCATTCGCGACCGCGAGCAGTTTCCGCTGATCTTCTACCGCGAGAACTGCGCCGACATGGCGCTGGACGAGGGCGACATCGACCCGGACTTCATCGCCGAGGCCGGCTGCGTCACCGTCACCGGCACCCACCTGTCGAACCCGCGTACCGAGGCGGCGGTGCTGAAGGCCCTGCGCCTTGCCCGCGAATGCGGCGCCCGCACCGCGCTCGATATCGACTATCGGCCCAATCTCTGGGGCCTTGCCGGGCACGATGCCGGCGAAAGCCGCTTCATCGCGTCCCGCGCCGTGACCGCCAAGCTGCAGTCGCATCTTCATCTCTTCGACCTGATCGTCGGTACGGAGGAGGAGTTCCACATCGCCGGCGGGACCACCGATACGCTGGCGGCCCTCGGCGCCGTGCGCGCGGTTTCGGCCGCAACGCTCGTGTGCAAGCGCGGGCCGATGGGCGCAGTCGCCTTCGAGGGCGAGATTCCCGGCGACCTCGACCAGGGCATCTCCGGCCCCGGCTTTCCCATCGAGGTGTTCAATGTGCTCGGCGCCGGCGACGGTTTCATGTCCGGGCTCTTGCGCGGCTGGCTGCGCGAGGAGGGCTGGGAGCGGGCGCTCACCTATGCCAATGCCTGCGGCGCGCTCGCCGTCTCGCGGCACGGCTGCACGCCGTCCTATCCGAGCTGGGAGGAGCTGTGCTTCTTCCTGGAGCGCGGCGTGCGCGTGCCGGCGCTGCGCAAGGACGCGGAGCTGGAGCAGATCCACTGGTCGACCACCCGCAAGGGCGACTGGCCGCAAATGCGCGTCTTCGCCTTCGACCACCGCAAACAGCTCGAGGATCTCGCCGCCGAGCTCGGCGCCGACGCGTCCCGCATTCCCGCCTTCAAGACGCTCTGCCTTGCCGCCGCCCGCCGGGTGCAGGCCGGCCGGCCCGGCTACGGCATCCTCAGCGACGGCCGGCTCGGCGAGGAGGCGCTGTTTGCCGCCGCCGGCACCGGCCTTTGGATTGGCCGTCCGGTGGAGCTGCCCGGCTCGCGGCCGCTGGAGCTGGAGATCGGCCCGGACTACGGCAGCGGCCTTGCCGAATGGCCAGCCGACCATGTGGTCAAGGTCCTGTGCTTCTGCCATCCGGACGACGACGAGGCAATGCGCGCGAACCAGGAAGCGACGGTGCTGCGGCTGGCGCGGGCGGCCCGCGCCAACGGGCTGGAACTGCTGCTGGAGGTGATCCCGTCCAAGGTCGGACCGGTCGGCGACGACACCACGGCGACGCTGATCCGCCGCTTCTACGAGATCGGCGTCTATCCCGACTGGTGGAAGCTGGAGCCCTCCGTCTCCGCCGCCGCCTGGGCGCAGACCTGCGCCGCGATTTCCGAGAACGATCCGCACGTGCGGGGCATTGTCGTGCTCGGTCTCGACGCGCCGATGGAGGAGCTGGAGGCCAGTTTCGCGGAGGCCGCCCGCTTCCCGCTGGTCAAGGGCTTCGCCGTCGGGCGCACCATCTTCTTCGAGGCGGCGCGCGGCTGGCTCGATGGCACGCTTGACGAGGAGGGCGCGATCGCGCTCATGGCGTCGAAATACGAAACGCTTTGCGCGGCCTGGGACCGGGCGCGGGCGGCAGACGGGAGAGCGGCATGA